The following coding sequences lie in one Portunus trituberculatus isolate SZX2019 unplaced genomic scaffold, ASM1759143v1 PGA_scaffold_514__1_contigs__length_24514, whole genome shotgun sequence genomic window:
- the LOC123500919 gene encoding histone H2A, sperm-like, with amino-acid sequence MNGLALIRSDIPSKSRSSRAGLQFPVGRIHRLLRKGNYAERVGAGAPVYLAAVMEYLAAEVLELAGNAARDNKKTRIIPRHLQLAIRNDEELNKLLSGVTIAQGGVLPNIQAVLLPKKTEKK; translated from the exons ATGAATGGGTTGGCTTTGATCC GATCCGATATTCCGTCAAAGTCCCGTTCCAGCCGTGCTGGACTCCAGTTCCCGGTCGGCAGGATTCATCGCCTCCTGAGGAAGGGCAACTACGCCGAGCGAGTGGGGGCTGGCGCCCCCGTGTACCTTGCAGCGGTCATGGAGTACCTGGCCGCCGAAGTCCTCGAGCTTGCCGGCAACGCCGCCCGCGACAACAAGAAGACTCGCATCATCCCGCGTCACCTGCAGCTGGCCATCCGGAACGACGAGGAACTTAACAAGCTCCTCTCCGGGGTCACCATTGCACAGGGTGGCGTGCTGCCAAACATTCAGGCTGTGCTCCTTCCCAAGAAGACCGAGAAGAAGtaa